In Nostoc sp. CENA543, a single genomic region encodes these proteins:
- a CDS encoding ABC transporter substrate-binding protein, producing the protein MRFFSTSHPSKVRNRRWQHSLRRLLLLMLVSILTVSGCQAWRTGVEASKVTHITFWHGVNPPPNRDVLQKLVDKFNQTHPQIQVESLYVGQQDQQMPKILAAVVGNAPPDLLWFNPTITGQLVELGALIPVDEMLSKSPIKPEIDPTLYSSMEYQGQLWSVPFATNNVGIFYRPSLFAAAGIKAIPRTWEEFRQVAKQLTRDVNGDGQVDQYGMFLPLGKGEFTVFTWLPFMWSSGGELVNGDGQNAAGVMLQDNQGAIAALQFWRNLVQDGSTMLSGPERGYETDPLVSGKVAMQINGPWNLGQLQTTNVDFGVFPLPVNQTQATSIGGENLFFFKTTPERQKAAFKFAEYTMSQEFQTELALAAGYLPINLKSRSSEKYQAFVQKLPQVKVFLEQAQYGRSRPIFPGYNRISDSIGRAVEAVILSKSSPQTALQASQQRLDLIFK; encoded by the coding sequence ATGCGGTTTTTTTCTACTTCCCACCCATCTAAAGTGAGAAACAGAAGATGGCAGCACAGTCTGCGTCGTTTACTATTGTTGATGCTAGTCAGCATATTAACTGTAAGTGGATGTCAGGCTTGGCGGACTGGAGTAGAAGCTAGTAAAGTTACTCACATCACTTTTTGGCATGGAGTCAACCCACCACCGAATCGGGATGTCTTACAAAAGTTGGTAGATAAATTTAATCAAACACATCCCCAGATTCAAGTAGAGTCACTGTATGTAGGACAGCAAGATCAGCAAATGCCAAAAATTTTGGCGGCGGTGGTAGGTAATGCACCACCTGATTTATTGTGGTTTAATCCGACGATCACAGGTCAATTAGTAGAACTAGGTGCATTAATTCCTGTGGATGAGATGCTGTCCAAATCACCAATTAAGCCAGAAATTGACCCCACTTTATACTCTTCAATGGAATATCAAGGTCAACTGTGGTCAGTCCCTTTTGCTACGAATAATGTCGGCATTTTCTACCGTCCTAGTTTATTTGCAGCCGCAGGGATTAAAGCCATACCTCGTACTTGGGAAGAGTTTCGCCAAGTTGCTAAACAATTAACTCGTGATGTTAACGGTGATGGACAAGTAGACCAATATGGAATGTTTTTACCTTTGGGGAAAGGGGAGTTTACAGTTTTTACTTGGCTACCATTTATGTGGAGTAGTGGCGGTGAATTAGTCAACGGTGATGGACAGAATGCAGCAGGTGTGATGTTGCAAGATAATCAAGGAGCGATCGCCGCCTTACAATTTTGGCGTAATCTAGTACAAGACGGTTCCACCATGCTATCTGGCCCGGAACGGGGTTATGAGACAGACCCCTTAGTTTCAGGAAAGGTAGCAATGCAAATCAATGGCCCTTGGAATTTAGGACAATTGCAAACAACTAATGTAGATTTTGGTGTGTTTCCGCTACCTGTCAATCAAACTCAAGCTACTAGTATAGGCGGGGAAAATTTATTCTTTTTTAAGACCACACCAGAACGCCAAAAGGCAGCATTTAAGTTTGCCGAATATACCATGAGTCAAGAATTTCAAACAGAATTAGCTTTAGCAGCAGGCTACTTACCAATTAATTTAAAATCTCGTAGTAGTGAAAAGTATCAAGCATTTGTACAGAAGTTACCACAGGTGAAGGTATTCTTAGAACAAGCACAATATGGACGTAGTCGTCCTATTTTCCCTGGTTATAATCGCATTTCTGATAGTATAGGTAGAGCCGTTGAAGCAGTTATTTTAAGTAAAAGTTCTCCCCAAACAGCACTGCAAGCTAGCCAGCAACGTTTGGATTTAATTTTTAAATGA
- a CDS encoding amidoligase family protein, whose translation MSELNWKIGFEIELIAPKGFSRQDLAKIISQQHQGSVRRIFHPQSEPSHVPGTPLFHNLTLGFEVIDQQGNLIARCVDDLTLQDDLDRTQAPQAGWYRIVSDDMRLLHLIMCNADAAASLDEVLQPIASLFATNLEIGEGGMIRVADYIGNPIAIAAPLPGERERPCELITPPIDTNHYQRLESLLASARSLGFTIPLEGATHLHFDATPLCSTRVFANLVNLLWTHGENIKRLVGTNPKCRRLGKWDEDLLMLVNEPDFCELSWSEAREYLLKLQLTKYCDFNLKNFIHQITEKHTFEVRIFPAWIDSQPVIEAAALIEAILRYAIVAPKILPSSPLAWELESVQKFLTEIPLPADFRQIWLSHAASVGRG comes from the coding sequence ATGTCTGAATTAAATTGGAAAATTGGCTTTGAAATTGAGTTAATTGCACCGAAGGGATTTAGCCGACAGGATTTAGCAAAAATAATATCCCAACAACATCAAGGTTCAGTACGCCGCATCTTTCATCCCCAGTCAGAACCGAGTCATGTACCAGGAACTCCTTTATTTCATAATCTCACTTTGGGGTTTGAAGTAATTGATCAGCAAGGAAATTTGATAGCACGATGTGTAGATGATTTAACCCTACAAGACGACTTAGATAGAACTCAAGCACCCCAGGCGGGATGGTATCGCATTGTCAGCGATGATATGAGATTACTACATTTAATTATGTGTAATGCTGATGCGGCTGCTTCCCTCGATGAAGTTCTCCAGCCAATTGCAAGTTTATTTGCTACCAATTTAGAAATAGGAGAAGGGGGAATGATACGTGTTGCTGATTATATCGGTAATCCGATCGCGATCGCAGCACCCTTACCAGGAGAAAGAGAACGTCCTTGTGAACTCATTACCCCACCTATTGATACTAACCATTACCAACGTCTAGAAAGTCTTTTAGCATCAGCACGTTCTCTAGGGTTTACCATTCCGCTTGAGGGTGCAACTCATCTCCACTTTGATGCTACGCCTTTATGTTCTACCAGGGTTTTTGCTAACTTAGTTAATCTTTTATGGACTCATGGGGAAAACATTAAACGTCTTGTTGGTACTAACCCCAAATGTAGACGTTTGGGAAAATGGGATGAAGATTTATTGATGTTAGTTAATGAGCCTGATTTTTGTGAATTATCTTGGTCTGAGGCTAGAGAATATTTGCTGAAATTACAGTTAACCAAATACTGCGATTTTAACCTGAAAAATTTCATTCATCAGATTACAGAAAAACATACTTTTGAAGTACGGATTTTTCCTGCATGGATAGATTCACAACCTGTAATTGAGGCAGCAGCATTAATAGAAGCTATCTTACGTTATGCCATAGTCGCACCCAAAATATTACCTAGTTCACCCCTAGCATGGGAACTAGAATCTGTGCAGAAGTTTCTCACAGAAATACCTCTGCCAGCAGATTTCCGTCAAATTTGGTTATCTCATGCTGCTAGCGTTGGTAGAGGGTAA
- the hrcA gene encoding heat-inducible transcriptional repressor HrcA: protein MQVQLTNRQQHILWATVRHYIATAEPVGSKALVEEYDLGVSSATIRNVMGMLEKSGLLYQPHTSAGRVPSDSGYRIYVDQFITPSLQDATRTDNLAKNVELALQQRLQWEDWSMEILLQGAAQILASLSGCISLITMPQTNTAIVRHLQLMQIEAGRIMLILVTDGYETHSKLMDLPPTRKETQPEAEVIDRELQIVSNFLNSHLRGQSLLEISNLDWSQLDREFQLYGEFLKDSVAELARRTVAPTATHIMVRGVAEVLRQPEFSQLQQVQTILHLLEEEQEQLWPLIFEEPEVEEATKPKVTVRIGAENPLEPIRNCSLISSTYRRGAVPVGSVGVLGPTRLDYENAIAVVAAAADYLSEAFS, encoded by the coding sequence ATGCAAGTCCAGTTGACAAATCGACAACAGCATATACTTTGGGCAACGGTGCGTCATTACATAGCTACCGCAGAACCGGTGGGGTCAAAAGCTTTGGTCGAGGAGTATGACCTGGGCGTGAGTTCGGCCACCATTCGCAATGTCATGGGTATGCTAGAAAAATCTGGGTTACTCTACCAGCCACATACTTCTGCTGGGAGAGTTCCTTCTGACTCAGGTTATCGCATCTATGTTGACCAGTTTATTACCCCCTCTTTGCAAGACGCTACACGCACAGATAATTTAGCCAAGAATGTCGAACTAGCTTTACAGCAGCGTCTCCAGTGGGAAGATTGGAGTATGGAAATCCTCCTCCAAGGTGCAGCGCAGATTTTAGCTAGTTTGAGTGGGTGTATTAGCTTGATTACCATGCCGCAAACTAATACAGCTATTGTGCGACATTTGCAATTAATGCAGATTGAAGCTGGACGCATCATGCTGATTTTGGTAACGGATGGTTATGAAACCCATTCCAAGCTGATGGATTTACCCCCAACCCGAAAAGAAACACAACCCGAAGCAGAAGTTATAGACAGGGAATTGCAGATTGTTTCTAACTTCCTCAACAGTCATTTGCGGGGGCAAAGTCTACTGGAAATTAGTAATTTAGACTGGAGTCAGTTAGATCGGGAATTTCAACTGTACGGTGAATTTTTAAAGGATTCCGTGGCGGAATTGGCGCGACGTACAGTTGCACCAACCGCTACCCACATTATGGTGCGGGGTGTGGCGGAAGTGTTACGCCAGCCGGAATTTTCCCAACTCCAACAAGTGCAGACTATTCTCCACCTCCTGGAAGAAGAACAGGAACAGCTATGGCCGTTAATCTTTGAAGAACCAGAGGTAGAAGAAGCTACTAAACCCAAGGTAACAGTGCGAATTGGTGCTGAAAACCCCCTAGAACCGATTCGCAATTGTAGTTTGATTTCTTCCACCTATCGCCGGGGTGCAGTTCCTGTGGGGAGTGTGGGAGTTTTAGGCCCGACACGCTTAGATTATGAAAATGCGATCGCAGTTGTGGCGGCGGCGGCTGATTACCTCTCGGAAGCCTTCAGTTAA
- a CDS encoding rhodanese-like domain-containing protein, whose translation MTGNISGQPITQISVEELAQRLAANDASIQLIDVREPQEVALAKISGFVNLPLSEFTQWSEQIPTKFDPDAETLVLCHHGMRSAQMCQWLMAQGFTNVKNIAGGIDAYSLVVDSSIPQY comes from the coding sequence ATGACAGGGAATATTTCTGGTCAACCCATTACTCAAATTAGTGTAGAAGAACTCGCGCAACGTCTGGCTGCTAATGATGCAAGTATTCAGTTAATTGATGTACGTGAACCCCAAGAAGTAGCTTTAGCAAAAATTAGCGGTTTTGTGAACTTACCACTCAGTGAATTTACTCAGTGGTCAGAGCAAATTCCTACCAAGTTTGATCCTGATGCAGAAACTTTAGTGCTGTGTCATCACGGTATGCGTTCTGCTCAAATGTGTCAGTGGTTAATGGCTCAAGGCTTTACAAACGTTAAAAATATTGCTGGTGGGATTGATGCTTATTCTCTTGTAGTTGATAGTTCTATTCCTCAGTATTAA
- a CDS encoding YebC/PmpR family DNA-binding transcriptional regulator has product MAGHSKWANIKRQKAVVDAKKGKTFTQLSRAIIVAARNGIPDPAGNFQLRTAIEKAKVAGIPNDNIERAIAKGAGTFSDNSTLEEIRYEGYGPGGVAILIEALTDNRNRTAADLRVAFSKNGGNLGETGCVSWMFDQKGVCVVQGVVDEDQLLEASLEGGAESYEMTEEETAEVFTEVANLEILNQTLKEQGFKVTEVELRWIPSNNIEVTEPDQARSLLKLIDTLESLDDVQNVTSNFDMSEQLLTVSMA; this is encoded by the coding sequence ATGGCAGGTCATAGTAAATGGGCAAATATTAAACGCCAAAAAGCGGTAGTCGATGCGAAAAAAGGAAAAACCTTCACACAGTTATCTAGAGCTATTATTGTAGCGGCGAGAAACGGCATACCAGACCCAGCCGGGAACTTCCAATTACGTACAGCAATTGAAAAAGCTAAAGTTGCGGGGATTCCCAATGACAATATTGAAAGAGCGATCGCCAAAGGTGCAGGCACATTTAGCGATAATAGCACCCTAGAGGAAATTCGCTACGAAGGTTATGGCCCTGGTGGTGTAGCTATTTTAATAGAAGCTTTGACTGATAATCGCAATCGCACGGCGGCTGATTTACGGGTGGCTTTTAGCAAAAATGGTGGAAATTTGGGCGAAACTGGCTGTGTTAGCTGGATGTTTGACCAAAAGGGTGTGTGTGTAGTCCAAGGTGTTGTAGATGAAGACCAGTTATTAGAAGCATCCTTAGAAGGTGGTGCGGAGTCTTACGAAATGACCGAGGAAGAGACAGCCGAAGTCTTTACGGAAGTCGCCAATTTAGAAATTCTCAACCAAACCCTCAAAGAACAAGGCTTTAAAGTCACTGAAGTAGAATTGCGCTGGATTCCCAGCAACAATATCGAAGTGACAGAACCAGACCAAGCGCGATCGCTCCTCAAGTTAATTGATACTCTAGAAAGTCTAGACGATGTCCAGAATGTGACATCTAACTTCGATATGTCAGAACAGCTATTAACTGTCAGTATGGCTTAG
- a CDS encoding chlorophyll a/b-binding protein: MESYPTDATETAHNGKDRNAGDLGITPQAELWNGRLAMIGFLAYLIWDLNGYSVLRDVLKLIG, from the coding sequence ATGGAATCTTATCCTACTGATGCCACTGAAACTGCACATAATGGCAAGGATCGGAATGCTGGCGACTTAGGTATTACTCCGCAAGCCGAACTTTGGAATGGTCGCTTGGCGATGATTGGTTTTTTGGCTTATTTAATTTGGGATCTCAATGGTTATAGTGTATTGCGTGATGTGCTAAAACTTATAGGCTAA
- a CDS encoding polysaccharide deacetylase family protein, which translates to MTDSYEQTSLPTAKPQNFLFNLALVSAISLAVLNLNHNEPIVPVLGFHGLVDTKNTAVARNTNEMQYSQQEIEKLLDYLIINDYWFLSTQDLYDFFLTKSQAIPDNRRQQKPIMISFDDGYKSVHTKLLPILLKLEKKYHKKIKIVLFINPGNLAKPGVNSKTHMGCQDLREGLKKGFYDIQSHGLTHKDLTQISRRELLRELVQARTILRNCTQDLDPKQEVASHFAYPYGATNKQVASYVSRYYLTGYLYNNEILNHSCINNHYQIPRLMVNRHLSPQKLIQMSKNQLPVNKKQEKRNMTNEC; encoded by the coding sequence ATGACTGATAGTTACGAACAGACATCATTACCCACTGCTAAACCCCAAAACTTTTTATTTAACCTCGCTTTGGTGTCTGCAATTTCATTAGCAGTGCTTAACCTCAATCACAATGAACCGATAGTACCAGTTTTAGGATTTCATGGACTTGTTGATACGAAAAATACTGCTGTAGCTCGCAATACTAATGAGATGCAATATTCTCAACAAGAAATAGAGAAACTATTAGATTACTTAATTATTAATGATTATTGGTTTTTATCAACTCAAGATTTATACGATTTTTTTCTCACAAAATCTCAAGCAATACCCGATAATCGTCGTCAACAAAAGCCTATTATGATTTCTTTTGATGATGGTTATAAATCAGTACATACAAAATTATTACCGATTCTATTGAAGTTAGAGAAGAAATATCATAAAAAAATTAAAATCGTTTTGTTTATTAATCCTGGTAATTTAGCTAAACCAGGTGTTAATAGCAAAACTCATATGGGATGCCAGGACTTAAGAGAAGGCTTAAAAAAAGGATTTTATGACATCCAGTCTCATGGTTTAACGCATAAAGACTTAACTCAGATATCTCGGCGCGAACTTCTGCGAGAACTTGTACAAGCTAGAACTATCCTCAGAAACTGCACACAAGATTTAGACCCTAAACAGGAAGTCGCATCTCATTTTGCTTATCCTTATGGTGCTACTAATAAACAGGTAGCCTCTTATGTTTCTCGCTATTATCTTACGGGTTATTTATATAATAATGAAATTTTGAATCATAGTTGCATCAATAATCATTATCAAATTCCCCGACTCATGGTAAATCGCCACTTATCGCCACAAAAATTAATTCAAATGTCAAAAAATCAACTTCCTGTTAATAAGAAACAAGAGAAAAGAAATATGACGAATGAATGTTGA
- a CDS encoding DUF6745 domain-containing protein, translating to MPQIQLLTPEQEAFIPEYQEKWRPIYLSTQPIDQIRAEASVKAVYTVMGQREPKVMFSTSPYAALQQLREIAQSNTNHSSQPSQTDPFLFIKAVWETFKLINQKRQAASQPIQKLHEQLSSAAHQHLIQEIERQIPNDLTTQDIVENSFVNSSPLIDSLGKRLDSQGNSDVSAAMREKQPEEWQESFQMTANNVDAQLSWLPAKKMLFRGWLKQMLQGTLTAKVHGVDHPQFQGAIFNTLAPSEQKIMFEHSPIIVTDLIINCIWLDFAFSVLNYPHDVRKWTALQNLVQNCGWILIVNDTCIVCDRPMQILLDENHQLHAENQPAVKFRDGFSIYAQHGTIQTH from the coding sequence ATGCCTCAAATTCAACTTCTCACTCCCGAACAAGAAGCTTTTATCCCTGAATATCAGGAAAAATGGAGACCCATTTATCTATCGACTCAACCTATTGACCAAATTAGAGCTGAAGCATCTGTTAAAGCCGTCTATACGGTTATGGGTCAAAGAGAACCAAAGGTAATGTTCTCTACTAGTCCATATGCTGCACTACAACAACTTCGGGAAATCGCACAAAGCAATACAAATCACTCCTCACAACCTAGTCAAACAGACCCTTTTTTATTTATTAAAGCTGTTTGGGAAACCTTCAAGTTGATTAATCAAAAACGTCAAGCAGCCTCCCAGCCAATACAGAAATTACATGAGCAGCTTTCTAGCGCAGCACATCAACATTTAATACAAGAAATAGAGCGTCAAATCCCTAATGATTTAACAACGCAAGATATTGTCGAAAATTCTTTTGTTAATTCATCACCACTAATTGATTCCCTTGGTAAACGGCTAGACAGTCAAGGAAATTCAGATGTTTCCGCAGCTATGCGAGAGAAACAACCAGAAGAATGGCAAGAGTCATTTCAAATGACTGCTAATAATGTTGATGCTCAATTATCTTGGCTACCAGCAAAAAAAATGCTCTTTCGCGGATGGTTGAAGCAGATGTTACAAGGTACGTTAACCGCTAAAGTACACGGCGTTGATCATCCCCAATTTCAAGGTGCTATCTTTAACACCTTAGCACCATCAGAACAAAAAATCATGTTTGAGCATTCACCAATAATTGTTACAGACTTAATAATTAACTGTATTTGGTTAGATTTTGCTTTTTCTGTGTTGAATTATCCTCATGATGTGAGGAAATGGACAGCATTGCAAAATCTGGTGCAAAATTGCGGTTGGATTTTGATAGTAAATGACACTTGTATTGTTTGCGATCGCCCCATGCAAATTCTACTAGATGAAAATCATCAATTGCACGCCGAAAATCAACCTGCGGTGAAATTTCGAGATGGTTTTAGCATTTATGCACAACACGGCACAATACAAACACATTAA
- a CDS encoding SRPBCC family protein, which produces MLYFQHSSVIDAPVEVVWQFHERPDILQLLTPPWQPVQVVRREGGLAVGAVTEFRLFLGLLPLTWLARHTECEKNHYFTDVQISGPFESWIHRHLFVAEGNKTKLTDDISYIMPGGETVEFFSGWLVQTQLEAMFRYRHFVTKRECESK; this is translated from the coding sequence ATGCTGTACTTTCAACATTCTTCAGTTATTGACGCGCCAGTAGAAGTAGTTTGGCAATTCCACGAAAGACCAGATATCTTACAGCTACTAACCCCACCTTGGCAACCTGTGCAAGTAGTTCGTCGTGAGGGAGGACTTGCAGTAGGCGCAGTTACAGAGTTTCGCTTGTTTCTCGGACTTTTACCATTAACTTGGTTAGCACGCCATACTGAATGCGAGAAAAATCACTACTTTACTGATGTCCAGATATCCGGCCCTTTCGAGTCTTGGATACATCGCCATCTATTTGTAGCAGAAGGTAATAAAACCAAGCTGACTGATGATATTTCCTACATTATGCCTGGAGGCGAGACTGTAGAATTTTTTAGCGGTTGGTTAGTACAAACGCAGTTAGAAGCGATGTTTCGCTATCGTCATTTTGTGACTAAGCGAGAGTGTGAATCTAAGTAA
- a CDS encoding DUF3352 domain-containing protein, whose amino-acid sequence MNTQRSFSGFIVAGAIALVIAAIAAGYWFFTKSPVSLITATSQSGAAIFVSKLAPVTVSLLVNPDRLQSLESSGELSKLKTSLLANSGLDYRQDIQPWLGNEITLAVTTQDIDRDSANGQQPGYLMALATEKPEKSSEFLELLFSKRVLSGATLATEEYNGTKLLYDDAQPKLEPLAGAVVDNFVLLANDVRVLRDGINNVQAPDLNLTSSPQYQKAIAQLPKGAVAVTFFNLPTLARWQGLELPEPIYDSQILALTLNPKGLLAETSFLATSEIAPPSPPLSQPVGALQYIPASAGVVVSGSHLNNLGDSDLGKLWKQAKTAISGSETDVISRLEQPLLAIQKAWGMNLQQDVFNWVQGEYALGIIPRSGKTAPGWVFVVEKQDGFADGIARLDAIASANGLNTNSLSLEQQKVAAWIELIANTKKSEAQNQPSFTVDAKVKGIHTTVGNYEVFTSDLETINEVLTNQDNSLVKNRNFQNSIAEIPAQNQGYVYLNWDKSHNLLERQLPVLKLLEVLGKSFFQQLRSLTFSSYSDDAGTLKGAVFLELNS is encoded by the coding sequence GTGAATACACAACGCTCATTCTCTGGTTTTATCGTAGCTGGTGCGATCGCATTGGTGATTGCGGCGATCGCAGCTGGTTATTGGTTCTTTACTAAAAGTCCAGTCAGTCTCATTACTGCTACCTCCCAATCTGGTGCAGCTATATTTGTGTCTAAACTCGCACCTGTGACAGTGTCTTTACTGGTCAATCCTGACCGTTTGCAGTCTCTGGAAAGTTCAGGGGAATTATCTAAGCTCAAAACTAGTTTATTGGCTAATAGTGGTCTAGATTATCGCCAAGATATTCAACCTTGGCTGGGAAATGAAATTACTCTGGCTGTAACTACTCAAGATATTGACCGTGATTCTGCAAATGGTCAACAACCAGGGTACTTGATGGCTCTAGCGACGGAGAAGCCAGAAAAAAGTAGTGAGTTTTTAGAGTTATTATTTTCCAAGCGCGTCTTATCGGGGGCTACCCTCGCCACTGAGGAATATAACGGTACTAAGCTGCTTTATGATGACGCACAACCCAAGCTAGAACCCTTAGCGGGTGCGGTGGTAGATAACTTTGTCCTATTGGCTAACGATGTGAGAGTGCTACGGGATGGGATTAATAATGTCCAAGCACCTGATTTGAATTTGACTAGTTCTCCCCAATACCAAAAAGCGATCGCACAGTTACCAAAAGGTGCGGTAGCAGTCACTTTTTTCAATCTCCCCACTTTGGCACGATGGCAGGGGTTAGAATTACCTGAACCTATTTACGATAGTCAAATTCTGGCTTTGACATTAAACCCCAAAGGACTGTTAGCCGAAACGAGTTTTCTTGCTACCTCAGAAATTGCACCACCATCGCCCCCATTGTCTCAACCTGTGGGAGCATTGCAATACATCCCCGCCTCCGCAGGTGTGGTAGTTTCCGGTTCTCATTTAAATAATTTGGGTGACAGTGATTTAGGTAAACTATGGAAACAAGCGAAAACAGCCATCTCCGGTTCCGAAACAGACGTAATTTCTCGCCTGGAACAACCCTTACTAGCCATACAAAAAGCTTGGGGGATGAATTTGCAACAGGATGTATTTAACTGGGTACAAGGAGAATATGCTCTCGGAATCATTCCCCGTAGTGGGAAAACTGCTCCTGGCTGGGTTTTTGTGGTGGAAAAACAAGATGGTTTTGCAGATGGGATTGCGCGTTTAGATGCGATCGCCTCTGCTAACGGACTCAATACCAATTCTCTGAGTTTGGAACAGCAAAAAGTCGCCGCTTGGATAGAATTAATCGCCAATACCAAGAAGTCTGAGGCTCAAAACCAACCCTCATTTACGGTAGACGCTAAGGTTAAAGGTATACATACAACTGTAGGAAATTATGAGGTTTTTACCTCTGATTTAGAAACAATTAATGAAGTTTTAACCAATCAAGATAATTCTCTGGTCAAGAATCGTAATTTCCAAAATAGTATTGCAGAAATTCCCGCACAAAACCAAGGTTATGTATATCTGAACTGGGATAAAAGCCACAATTTATTAGAGCGACAGTTGCCTGTTTTGAAGCTCTTAGAAGTCTTAGGTAAGTCATTTTTTCAACAACTGCGATCGCTCACCTTCAGTAGCTACAGTGATGATGCAGGGACTCTCAAAGGTGCAGTATTTCTGGAACTCAACTCCTAA
- a CDS encoding DUF2834 domain-containing protein, which translates to MVKKIAFGVLWLGFIVYAFVFAPPDSPDTFELIKNLSTGQWQGINPLVIALFNLMGIWPMIYSAVLFVDGRGQKIAAWPFAAASFAVGAFALLPYLALRQPNPHFGGKKESLVKQLDSRFTGIFLTLTATVLVAYGLIAGDWSNFLQQWQTSRFIHVMSLDFCLLCLLFPVLLRDDMTRRNWQNQQQFFWLFAVIPLFGPLLYLCLRPPLTQTTSNLISTQQQSVTS; encoded by the coding sequence ATGGTCAAAAAAATTGCCTTTGGGGTGCTGTGGTTAGGGTTCATAGTTTATGCTTTCGTCTTCGCACCACCTGATAGTCCCGATACTTTTGAGTTAATCAAAAACTTGTCTACTGGTCAGTGGCAAGGTATAAATCCCCTAGTCATAGCGTTATTTAACCTCATGGGCATTTGGCCGATGATTTATAGTGCAGTTTTATTTGTGGACGGGAGAGGGCAAAAAATCGCCGCCTGGCCGTTTGCGGCTGCTTCTTTTGCTGTGGGTGCATTCGCGCTTTTACCTTATTTAGCGTTACGCCAACCAAATCCTCACTTTGGTGGTAAAAAGGAAAGCTTAGTAAAACAACTAGACTCGCGTTTTACTGGTATTTTCCTCACCTTAACAGCAACCGTTTTAGTAGCTTATGGTTTAATAGCAGGAGATTGGAGTAACTTCCTACAACAGTGGCAAACTAGTCGCTTCATCCATGTCATGAGTTTAGATTTTTGCCTACTCTGTCTATTATTTCCAGTATTGCTGAGAGATGATATGACGCGGCGTAACTGGCAAAATCAGCAGCAGTTTTTCTGGTTATTCGCTGTCATTCCCCTCTTTGGCCCGTTGTTGTATTTATGTTTACGTCCACCACTAACACAGACAACTTCAAATTTGATATCCACTCAGCAACAATCAGTCACAAGTTAA